The Streptomyces sp. ALI-76-A nucleotide sequence GAGATCGTGCTGTCCTGGCCGGGCCACGACGAGTTCACCAAGCACATCCCGACCGACCTGTCGACCGGTGGAGCCCCCGTATGACGGACGCAGCAGCCCTTCCGGGCCAGCCACGGGGCGGGGTCCTCGCGGGCCCCGCCACCGCGCGCGCGGTCAACGTCCTCGCGCCCAACGCCTCCGCGATGACCCTGGACGGGACCAACACCTGGCTCCTCGCCGAACCCGACTCCGAACTGGCCGTGGTGATCGACCCGGGCCCCCTGGACGAGGGCCATCTGCGGGCCGTCGTCGACACCGCCGAGAAGGCCGGCCGGCGCGTCGCCCTGACCCTGCTCACCCACGGCCACCCGGACCACGCCGCCGGCGCCGCCCGCTTCGCCGAGCTGACCGGGACGAAGGTGCGGGCCCTGGACCCGGCGTTGCGGCTGGGGGAGGAGGGGCTGCGCGGCGGGGACGTGGTCGACGTCGGCGGTCTGGAGCTGCGGGTCGTACCGACGCCGGGGCACACCGGGGACTCCCTGTGCTTCCATCTCCCGGCCGACCGGGCGGTCGTGACCGGGGACACGATCCTGGGACGGGGGACGACGGTCGTCGCCCACCCCGACGGGCGCCTCGGTGACTATCTGGACTCCCTGCGGCGCCTCAGGTCGCTCACGGTCGACGACGGGGTGCACACGGTGCTGCCGGGCCACGGGCCGGTCCTGGAGGACGCCCAGGGCGCCGTCGAGTTCTATCTCGCCCACCGCGCCCACCGTCTCGCCCAGGTCGAGACGGCCGTGGAGGACGGCGTGCGGACGCCGGCCGAGGTGGTCGCCCGCGTCTACGCGGACGTCGACCGCTCCCTGTGGCCGGCGGCCGAGCTGTCCGTACGGGCCCAGCTGGAGTACCTGGAGGACCACGGGCTCATCTAGGCCGACGGGTCCGAGCGAGCCTCCTGTACGGCGGCCCCGTCCCGCCCGCCTGGACCGCGCGGGCACGGCGCCCGCCTGTCTCACCCGGTCACGACAAGGGCCCCGCCTCCCAGGAGACGGGGCCTCATCGACGTACGGACGCAGCTTCGTGCGAGAGGTGCTTCGGGGCGGCTAGCGCGAACGCTTCGCCAGTCGCTCCACGTCGAGCAGGATCACGGCCCGTGCCTCCAGGCGGAGCCATCCGCGCTGGGCGAAGTCGGCGAGCGCCTTGTTCACCGTCTCGCGGGACGCGCCGACCAACTGGGCCAGCTCCTCCTGCGTGAGGTCGTGGACGACGTGGATGCCCTCCTCGGACTGCACGCCGAAGCGGCGGGAGAGGTCGAGGAGCGCGCGGGCGACGCGGCCGGGCACGTCCGAGAAGACCAGGTCGGACATCGCGTCGTTGGTCTTGCGCAGCCGACGGGCGACGGCGCGCAGCAGGGCGCCGGCCACCTCGGGACGGGCGTTCAGCCATGGCTGGAGGTCGCCGTGGCCGAGGCCGAGCAGCTTGACCTCGGTGAGCGCGGTGGCGGTCGCCGTGCGCGGGCCCGGATCGAACAGGGACAGCTCGCCGATCAGCTCGCTGGGGCCGACCACGGCCAGCATGTTCTCGCGGCCGTCGGGGGAGGTCCGGTGGAGCTTGACCTTGCCCTCCGTGACGACGTAGAGCCGGTCTCCGGGGTCGCCCTCGTGGAAGAGTGAGTCGCCGCGCGCGAGCGTGACCTCACTCATGGAGGCGCGGAGCTCAGCGGCCTGCTCGTCGTCGAGAGCAGCGAAGAGCGGGTTGCGCCGCAGAACGTCGTCCACGAGTTGTCTCCTTGTCGACCTGCTCAGGGGAGGGTGCTCCCCCGTGTACCAGGGGACCGTGTTCCCCATTTTGCCGGGCGGTCCAAACAGTGTGATCTGTCACAAGGATGCCGCACACGTGTGCCGGGGTAAGCGACAGGGGTCCAATTGGGCGCCGATCTTCAGGGTCCGGAGCGGATGTCAGTGCCGGGCTCTAGGCTGGCCGGGTGTCCAAATCGCCGGTGAGAGCACAGGCCGAGGGGGCTGGGCGGGTGGTTGTACGTCGGGATTCCGCTGTGGGCGAACAGGGCTC carries:
- a CDS encoding Crp/Fnr family transcriptional regulator; this translates as MDDVLRRNPLFAALDDEQAAELRASMSEVTLARGDSLFHEGDPGDRLYVVTEGKVKLHRTSPDGRENMLAVVGPSELIGELSLFDPGPRTATATALTEVKLLGLGHGDLQPWLNARPEVAGALLRAVARRLRKTNDAMSDLVFSDVPGRVARALLDLSRRFGVQSEEGIHVVHDLTQEELAQLVGASRETVNKALADFAQRGWLRLEARAVILLDVERLAKRSR
- a CDS encoding MBL fold metallo-hydrolase; protein product: MTDAAALPGQPRGGVLAGPATARAVNVLAPNASAMTLDGTNTWLLAEPDSELAVVIDPGPLDEGHLRAVVDTAEKAGRRVALTLLTHGHPDHAAGAARFAELTGTKVRALDPALRLGEEGLRGGDVVDVGGLELRVVPTPGHTGDSLCFHLPADRAVVTGDTILGRGTTVVAHPDGRLGDYLDSLRRLRSLTVDDGVHTVLPGHGPVLEDAQGAVEFYLAHRAHRLAQVETAVEDGVRTPAEVVARVYADVDRSLWPAAELSVRAQLEYLEDHGLI